Proteins from one Rhizobium sp. WSM4643 genomic window:
- the hutI gene encoding imidazolonepropionase, with the protein MTGNNFSEETSSAEGRPVLWRNARLATLAPGKQGLGIVEKGAVLIENGRIAFAGAESDLPASAIEHSEIVDLEGRWVTPGLVDCHTHIVHGGNRAREFEMRLAGATYEEVARAGGGIVSSVKATNALSVEELVAEALPRLDTLLAEGVTTIEVKSGYGLNRTGEVKMLQSARLLGHIRPVRVATSYLGAHATPVEYKGRNGDYLDDVVLPGLDDMHNLGLADAVDGFCEGIAFSTTEIARVFDKAKALGLPVKLHAEQLSNLGGAKLAASYGALSADHLEYLDEDGVAAMAAAGTVAVLLPGAFYAIHEKQKPPVEALRRAGVPIAIATDCNPGTSPLTSMLLTMNMSATLFGLTVEECIAGATREGARALGLLDKTGTLEPGKFADLAIWNIESLAELVYRIGFNPLHTRVFKGERNGR; encoded by the coding sequence ATGACCGGGAACAATTTTTCAGAGGAAACCTCGTCCGCAGAAGGTCGCCCAGTTCTTTGGCGCAATGCGCGGTTGGCCACGCTGGCGCCTGGCAAACAAGGACTCGGCATCGTCGAAAAGGGCGCCGTGCTGATCGAAAACGGCCGCATCGCCTTTGCCGGCGCCGAAAGCGACCTGCCGGCATCGGCCATCGAACACTCCGAAATCGTCGATCTCGAAGGCCGCTGGGTAACGCCCGGCCTCGTCGACTGCCACACCCATATCGTCCACGGCGGCAACCGCGCCCGCGAGTTCGAAATGCGGCTTGCAGGCGCCACCTATGAGGAGGTCGCCCGTGCCGGCGGCGGCATCGTCTCCTCGGTGAAGGCGACCAATGCGCTGTCCGTCGAAGAGCTCGTCGCCGAGGCGCTGCCGCGGCTCGACACGCTGCTTGCCGAAGGTGTGACGACGATCGAGGTCAAGTCCGGTTACGGGCTGAACCGAACCGGCGAAGTGAAGATGCTGCAGAGTGCCCGCCTGCTCGGCCATATCAGACCGGTCCGCGTCGCCACCAGCTATCTCGGCGCCCATGCGACGCCCGTGGAATATAAGGGTCGCAACGGCGATTATCTCGATGATGTCGTCCTGCCCGGTCTCGACGACATGCACAATCTCGGTCTTGCCGATGCGGTCGACGGCTTCTGCGAGGGCATCGCCTTTTCCACAACTGAGATCGCCCGCGTCTTCGACAAGGCGAAGGCGCTCGGCCTACCGGTCAAGCTGCATGCCGAGCAGCTCTCCAATCTTGGCGGCGCCAAGCTCGCCGCGTCATACGGCGCGCTATCGGCCGATCATCTCGAATATCTCGACGAAGATGGCGTTGCGGCGATGGCTGCAGCCGGCACCGTTGCCGTGCTGCTGCCCGGCGCCTTCTACGCTATCCATGAGAAGCAGAAGCCGCCGGTAGAGGCGTTGCGGCGGGCAGGTGTGCCGATTGCGATCGCCACCGATTGCAATCCCGGCACCTCGCCGCTCACCTCGATGCTGCTCACCATGAACATGTCGGCCACGCTTTTCGGCCTCACCGTCGAGGAATGCATCGCCGGCGCCACCCGCGAAGGCGCCCGCGCCCTCGGCCTGCTCGACAAGACGGGAACGCTCGAACCCGGCAAATTCGCCGATCTCGCCATATGGAATATCGAAAGCCTCGCCGAGCTCGTCTACCGCATCGGCTTCAATCCGCTTCACACACGCGTCTTCAAGGGCGAAAGGAACGGTCGATGA
- a CDS encoding formimidoylglutamate deiminase, with amino-acid sequence MTTLHAGTALTPQGWQKDVRLTLEAGRIARVEIGTSPGPGDERHALLVPAMANLHSHAFQRAMAGLAEVRGPANDSFWNWRTVMYKFALAMTPEHVEAVAAKLYAEMLEAGFSRVGEFHYLHHDRDGSTYANIAELAERIGAASEETGIGLTLLPVFYAHSGFGGAAPIEGQRRFINSLESFERLMEGCRAVTGRLDGAELGLAPHSLRAATPDELIKLVPMAGDGPIHIHVAEQVKEVEDCVAWSGARPVEWLLDHAPVDERWCLIHATHMTEDETRRMAKSGAIAGLCPITEANLGDGAFAAPLFLEDGGRYGIGSDSNVLISVPEELRQLEYSQRLALRARNVVAAPGGSTALSLFTHALAGGGASLKAPAGLAVGHSADIVSLDTTAVPYLAGDQILDHWVFAGGVAVDCVWAHGRKQVEGGRHLRRDAIDRRFLAVMGELLAA; translated from the coding sequence ATGACCACACTTCACGCAGGCACGGCGCTGACGCCGCAAGGCTGGCAGAAAGATGTGCGGCTGACGCTTGAAGCCGGGCGCATCGCGCGGGTCGAAATCGGGACTTCTCCCGGGCCGGGCGATGAACGCCACGCTCTCCTCGTTCCCGCCATGGCGAACCTGCACAGCCATGCCTTCCAACGGGCGATGGCCGGCCTTGCCGAAGTGCGCGGCCCGGCCAATGACAGCTTCTGGAACTGGCGCACGGTCATGTACAAGTTTGCCCTGGCGATGACGCCGGAGCATGTCGAAGCGGTCGCGGCCAAGCTTTATGCGGAAATGCTGGAGGCCGGGTTTTCCCGCGTCGGCGAGTTCCACTATCTTCACCACGACAGGGACGGCAGCACTTACGCCAATATCGCCGAGCTTGCCGAACGCATCGGCGCGGCAAGCGAAGAGACCGGTATCGGCCTGACGTTGCTGCCGGTCTTCTATGCTCATTCCGGCTTCGGCGGAGCTGCCCCCATCGAAGGTCAGCGGCGTTTCATCAATTCGCTCGAAAGCTTCGAAAGGCTGATGGAGGGATGCCGGGCAGTCACCGGCCGGCTCGACGGCGCCGAGCTCGGGCTGGCGCCGCACAGCCTGCGCGCGGCGACACCGGACGAGCTTATAAAGCTCGTGCCGATGGCGGGCGACGGTCCCATCCATATCCATGTCGCCGAGCAGGTGAAGGAGGTCGAGGACTGCGTCGCCTGGTCCGGCGCGCGGCCTGTGGAATGGCTGCTCGATCATGCGCCTGTGGATGAGCGCTGGTGCCTGATCCATGCAACGCACATGACCGAGGACGAAACGCGGCGGATGGCGAAAAGCGGTGCGATCGCTGGCCTCTGCCCGATCACCGAAGCCAATCTCGGCGACGGTGCCTTTGCCGCGCCGCTTTTCCTCGAAGACGGCGGGCGTTACGGCATCGGCTCGGATTCCAACGTGCTGATCTCCGTGCCGGAGGAACTGCGCCAGCTCGAATATTCGCAGCGCCTGGCGCTTCGCGCTCGCAACGTCGTGGCTGCACCCGGTGGTTCGACGGCGCTTTCGCTGTTCACACATGCACTGGCCGGTGGTGGCGCCTCGCTGAAGGCGCCGGCCGGACTCGCCGTGGGCCATTCCGCCGATATCGTTTCGCTCGATACGACGGCCGTTCCTTATCTCGCAGGCGACCAGATCCTCGACCATTGGGTGTTTGCCGGCGGCGTCGCCGTCGATTGCGTCTGGGCGCATGGCCGCAAGCAAGTGGAGGGCGGCCGCCATCTCAGGCGCGACGCCATCGACCGGCGTTTCCTGGCGGTCATGGGCGAATTGCTGGCCGCCTGA
- the hutC gene encoding histidine utilization repressor, whose translation MNQGRDPTLHQRILSDIEGRIVSGDWPPGHRIPFEVDLATQYDCSRMTVNKVLTQLAKAGLIERRKKSGSFVTQPQAQSAVLEIHDIKAEVQSLNLPYSYAVSKKTSRKAKAEDSRRLELPVASSVVEIVCIHNAGMRPFCLEERLISLATVPEAANADFLTMAPGPWLLNQVPWSTAEHRIHAVSASAEVAAVLDIARNTACLVVERRTWSGAGPVTHVRFTYPGDRHALVARFTPASQ comes from the coding sequence ATGAACCAAGGCAGGGATCCCACCTTGCATCAGCGCATCCTCAGCGACATCGAGGGCCGTATCGTCTCGGGCGATTGGCCGCCGGGGCACCGCATTCCCTTCGAGGTCGATCTCGCCACGCAGTATGACTGCTCGCGCATGACGGTGAACAAGGTGCTGACCCAGCTCGCCAAGGCCGGCCTGATCGAGCGCCGCAAGAAGTCCGGCAGCTTCGTCACCCAGCCGCAGGCGCAATCGGCTGTTCTCGAAATCCACGACATCAAGGCCGAGGTGCAGTCGCTGAACCTGCCCTATTCCTATGCGGTATCGAAGAAGACGAGCCGTAAGGCCAAGGCAGAAGACAGCCGAAGGCTGGAACTGCCGGTGGCGTCGTCGGTCGTCGAGATCGTCTGCATCCACAATGCCGGCATGCGGCCCTTTTGCCTAGAGGAGCGGCTGATCAGCCTTGCGACGGTGCCGGAGGCCGCCAATGCCGATTTTCTTACGATGGCCCCGGGGCCATGGCTGCTCAACCAAGTGCCGTGGAGCACGGCCGAACACCGGATCCACGCCGTCTCGGCCAGTGCCGAGGTGGCCGCCGTCCTCGACATAGCGCGCAATACCGCCTGCCTCGTGGTCGAACGCCGCACCTGGAGCGGCGCCGGCCCGGTGACGCATGTGCGTTTCACCTATCCGGGCGATCGTCATGCATTGGTGGCGCGTTTCACGCCGGCATCACAATAA
- the hutC gene encoding histidine utilization repressor, whose translation MKRPGEMKRELAQNDSTPLYAGVKQVILDRIHSGEWPPKYRVPSENELVVELGVSKMTANRALRELANEGELIRIQGVGSFVAERKGYSALFEVRNIAEEIAERGHTHEASVVVLAQETASPEVADALELPIGAAVFHSLIVHSENGVPVQIEDRFVHPEAAPEYLDQDFSTLTPNAYLTAAAPLSGSEHVVEAAMPQAWECKLLTIMKTEPCLTIRRRTWSAKQVVSTARLVYPGHRYRLEARSGKLFEE comes from the coding sequence ATGAAGCGTCCCGGCGAGATGAAGCGCGAACTGGCGCAGAATGATAGCACCCCGCTCTATGCCGGCGTCAAGCAGGTGATCCTCGACCGCATCCACAGCGGCGAGTGGCCGCCGAAATATCGCGTGCCCTCGGAAAACGAACTGGTCGTCGAGCTCGGCGTCAGCAAGATGACTGCCAACCGGGCGCTGCGCGAACTTGCCAACGAGGGCGAACTCATCCGCATCCAGGGCGTCGGCTCCTTCGTTGCCGAGCGCAAGGGCTATTCGGCGCTGTTCGAGGTCCGCAACATCGCCGAGGAAATTGCCGAACGCGGTCATACCCACGAGGCCTCCGTCGTTGTTCTCGCCCAGGAAACAGCCTCTCCCGAGGTTGCCGACGCGCTCGAACTGCCGATCGGTGCTGCGGTTTTCCACTCGCTGATCGTCCACAGCGAAAACGGTGTTCCAGTGCAGATCGAGGACCGTTTCGTCCATCCGGAGGCCGCCCCTGAATATCTCGACCAGGATTTTTCGACGCTGACGCCGAACGCTTATCTGACGGCCGCAGCCCCGCTCAGCGGCTCCGAGCACGTTGTCGAAGCGGCGATGCCACAGGCCTGGGAATGCAAGCTGCTGACCATCATGAAGACCGAACCGTGCCTGACGATCCGCCGGCGTACCTGGTCGGCAAAACAGGTGGTCTCGACCGCTCGCCTCGTCTACCCTGGCCACCGCTACCGGCTGGAAGCGCGCAGCGGCAAGTTGTTCGAGGAATGA
- a CDS encoding transporter substrate-binding domain-containing protein, protein MKFSAILLCGVAAFSAFAAPAFSKDWTKATITLEGAYAPWNLTNADGTLGGFEPELAKVLCERAKIECTLVASDWDGMIPALNAGKFDVIMDALSITEERKQVIDFTIPYAATPAAFATAKDSPLAKAAGTGTTIKMTPGQTGVKEIDALKAAFKGKTIGIQAATVYAKFVYDNFGDIAEIREYKTGADRDLDLQNGRIDLGFDDAVYFANAFASANGALDFTGPEIAGSIWGEGEGLGVRKADTDLRDKFSEAIKSALADGTVKNLSMKWFKVDVSPQ, encoded by the coding sequence ATGAAATTCAGCGCAATCCTGCTTTGTGGCGTGGCGGCTTTTTCCGCCTTCGCCGCGCCTGCCTTTTCCAAAGACTGGACGAAGGCGACCATCACACTCGAAGGCGCCTATGCGCCCTGGAACCTCACCAATGCCGACGGCACGCTCGGCGGCTTCGAACCGGAACTCGCCAAGGTGCTGTGCGAACGCGCCAAGATCGAATGCACGCTGGTCGCCTCCGATTGGGACGGCATGATCCCGGCGCTCAACGCCGGCAAGTTTGACGTCATCATGGATGCGCTGTCGATCACCGAGGAGCGCAAGCAGGTCATCGACTTCACCATTCCCTATGCCGCCACGCCTGCCGCCTTTGCCACCGCCAAGGACAGCCCGCTGGCAAAGGCCGCCGGCACCGGCACCACGATCAAGATGACGCCCGGCCAGACCGGCGTGAAGGAGATCGACGCGCTGAAGGCGGCCTTCAAGGGAAAGACGATCGGCATTCAGGCGGCGACCGTTTACGCCAAGTTCGTCTATGACAATTTCGGCGATATTGCCGAGATCCGCGAATACAAGACCGGTGCCGACCGCGACCTCGACCTGCAGAACGGCCGCATCGACCTCGGCTTCGATGACGCCGTCTATTTCGCCAATGCCTTTGCGTCCGCCAACGGCGCACTCGACTTCACCGGCCCCGAGATCGCCGGTTCGATCTGGGGCGAGGGCGAAGGCCTGGGTGTCCGCAAGGCGGATACGGACCTGCGCGACAAGTTCAGCGAAGCAATCAAGTCCGCACTTGCCGACGGCACCGTCAAGAACCTCTCGATGAAGTGGTTCAAGGTCGACGTCAGCCCGCAATAA
- a CDS encoding ABC transporter permease: MASLELLGFGSTGWGALLVAAALMTLAVTATALAIGAVLGAIVAAAKLSGNLVLVTLGNVYTTVFRGVPELLIIYLIYFGGSSAVTSIGQSLGYEGFLGLPSFVAGALAVGIISGAYQAEVFRGSFLAISKGELEAASAIGMHRGMRLRRIIMPQVFRLAIPGLGNVWQLSLKDSALISVTGLAELMRTSQVAAGSTRQYFLFFIAGGCLYLILTSLSDRIFNGAERRANRSMPASAMGQA, translated from the coding sequence ATGGCAAGCTTGGAACTTCTCGGCTTCGGCTCGACCGGATGGGGCGCGCTGCTCGTTGCCGCCGCCTTGATGACGCTGGCTGTCACGGCGACGGCACTGGCGATCGGCGCGGTGCTGGGCGCGATCGTCGCGGCCGCGAAACTCTCCGGCAATCTTGTCCTTGTCACGCTCGGCAATGTCTACACGACCGTGTTTCGCGGCGTGCCGGAACTGCTGATCATCTATCTCATCTATTTCGGCGGTTCGTCGGCCGTCACCTCGATCGGCCAGTCGTTGGGTTACGAAGGATTCCTCGGTTTGCCTTCCTTTGTCGCCGGCGCGCTAGCCGTCGGCATCATCTCCGGCGCCTACCAGGCGGAGGTGTTTCGCGGCTCTTTTCTTGCCATCTCCAAGGGCGAGCTTGAGGCCGCCTCGGCGATCGGCATGCATCGCGGCATGCGCCTTCGCCGCATCATCATGCCGCAGGTGTTTCGCCTCGCCATTCCCGGCCTCGGTAACGTCTGGCAGCTCAGTCTCAAGGATTCGGCGCTGATCTCCGTCACCGGTCTTGCCGAACTGATGCGCACCAGCCAGGTGGCGGCGGGCTCGACCCGGCAATATTTCCTGTTCTTCATCGCCGGCGGCTGCCTCTATCTCATCCTGACCAGCCTTTCGGACCGCATCTTCAACGGGGCGGAGCGCCGCGCCAATCGCAGCATGCCGGCATCCGCCATGGGCCAGGCGTAA
- a CDS encoding ABC transporter permease: MDFTFIASTMVTLLKAVPTTLILFSLSIVSGGLLALVIVWMRTSGNRVLSGFAKGYIFVFRGSPLLIQMFLVFYGLSQFGFIRYSFLWPFLREPMVCAVLSLALCTAGYTAEIFRGGIRAVSPKEIEAARSIGMSGFLLVRRILAPIAFRHALPAYSTEIVLMMKSTALASLVTVWEVTGVAQRLISQTYRTMEVFLCAAIIYLVLNFIILQGMALLEYSLSRHRRAAPQPLKA; the protein is encoded by the coding sequence ATGGATTTCACCTTCATCGCCTCGACCATGGTCACCCTGCTCAAGGCCGTGCCGACGACGCTCATCCTGTTTTCCCTGTCGATCGTCTCCGGCGGCCTGCTGGCGCTTGTCATCGTCTGGATGCGGACCAGCGGCAATAGAGTGCTTTCGGGCTTCGCCAAAGGCTATATCTTCGTCTTCCGCGGCTCGCCGCTTTTGATCCAGATGTTCCTGGTATTCTACGGCCTCAGCCAGTTCGGCTTCATCCGCTATTCCTTCCTCTGGCCGTTCCTGCGTGAGCCGATGGTCTGCGCCGTGCTGTCGCTGGCGCTCTGCACGGCCGGCTACACGGCGGAGATCTTCCGTGGCGGCATTCGTGCCGTCTCGCCGAAGGAGATCGAGGCGGCGCGCTCGATCGGCATGTCCGGCTTCCTGCTGGTGCGCCGTATCCTGGCGCCGATCGCCTTCCGCCACGCGCTGCCGGCCTATTCCACCGAGATCGTGCTGATGATGAAGTCGACGGCGCTCGCAAGCCTCGTCACCGTCTGGGAGGTCACCGGCGTGGCCCAGCGGCTGATCTCGCAGACCTACCGCACAATGGAAGTCTTTCTCTGTGCGGCGATCATCTATCTCGTCCTCAACTTCATCATCCTGCAGGGCATGGCTCTGCTCGAATATTCGCTGTCCCGACATCGCCGCGCGGCCCCGCAGCCGCTGAAAGCGTAG
- a CDS encoding ABC transporter ATP-binding protein, protein MPGVTRLSVRNIRKSFGTHEVLRGISLDAEDGDVISLLGASGSGKSTFLRCINMLETASDGEIWVDGEEVRMVHKGGRSKPASQKQVDHIRSELGMVFQSFNLWSHMTILQNVIEGPIHVLKRPRADCIAEAEALLEKVGISDKRHAYPAHLSGGQQQRAAIARALAMKPKVMLFDEPTSALDPELVGEVLRVMRALAEEGMTMLVVTHEMSFARNVSNRVVFMREGLIESSGKPDEMFTGGATPAFRQFIGHFGSGQ, encoded by the coding sequence ATGCCAGGCGTAACCCGACTATCGGTCCGCAATATCCGCAAGAGCTTCGGTACGCACGAGGTCTTGCGCGGCATTTCCCTCGATGCGGAAGACGGCGATGTGATCTCGCTGCTGGGGGCCTCCGGCTCCGGCAAGTCGACGTTTCTGCGCTGTATCAACATGCTCGAAACCGCCAGCGACGGCGAGATCTGGGTCGACGGCGAGGAGGTCCGCATGGTGCACAAGGGCGGGCGAAGCAAGCCGGCCAGCCAGAAGCAGGTGGACCATATCCGCTCCGAACTCGGCATGGTGTTCCAGTCCTTCAATCTCTGGTCCCACATGACGATCCTGCAGAACGTCATCGAAGGGCCGATCCATGTGCTGAAGCGCCCGCGCGCCGACTGCATCGCCGAGGCCGAAGCCCTGCTCGAAAAGGTCGGCATATCAGATAAGCGCCATGCCTATCCGGCCCATCTCTCCGGCGGCCAGCAGCAGCGTGCCGCAATCGCCCGTGCGCTGGCGATGAAGCCGAAGGTGATGCTCTTCGACGAACCGACCTCGGCGCTCGATCCGGAGCTTGTCGGCGAAGTGCTGCGCGTCATGCGTGCGCTGGCCGAGGAGGGGATGACCATGCTCGTCGTCACCCATGAGATGAGCTTTGCCCGCAACGTCTCGAACCGCGTCGTCTTCATGCGCGAAGGGCTGATCGAAAGCAGCGGCAAGCCCGACGAAATGTTCACCGGCGGCGCCACACCCGCCTTTCGCCAGTTCATCGGCCATTTCGGAAGCGGTCAATGA
- a CDS encoding HAL/PAL/TAL family ammonia-lyase, whose protein sequence is MTITIESVLTWRDVARVGAGEALALSPATSARVEQASRIVARIVETGVRAYGVNTGVGALADTVVDRASQSLLSRSIVLSHACGVGPSLAAREVRAIIAAQIANFAHGHSGVRGEIVQHLAAILEHDCIPDVPSKGSAGYLVHNAHIALVLVGEGSAHLDGRRMSGREALAAIGLEPLVLGAKEGLSLVNGTACATGLTAVALSRAERLLDWADAIAALTLEAAGCQIAAFDAAVLALRPSAGIEKVGASLRARLQGSGLVAAAFGRRTQDALSLRAVPHAHGAARDVFDNSARVVNQELASVTDNPAVSGTPEHPIVSSEAHAVAPALGQAADSLAIALAQIGAISERRMDRLVNPLVSGLPPFLASDAGSHSGFMIAQYTAAALSNENRRLASPAAMDGGLTSGLQEDFLAHPTAAAGKLLAVIDNAEYILAIELMAAAQAHDFLAATAPRAVGTDLVYKAVREQVSHYGDERPLNGDIEAVRSLIRDTAPPPIG, encoded by the coding sequence ATGACGATCACCATCGAGTCCGTGTTGACCTGGCGCGATGTCGCCCGCGTCGGGGCAGGGGAAGCGCTGGCGCTGTCGCCGGCCACCTCGGCCCGCGTCGAGCAGGCAAGCCGCATCGTTGCGCGCATCGTCGAGACAGGCGTGCGCGCCTACGGCGTCAATACCGGCGTGGGGGCACTGGCGGATACGGTGGTCGATCGTGCCTCGCAGAGCCTGTTGTCGCGCAGCATCGTGCTCAGCCATGCCTGCGGCGTCGGGCCATCGCTGGCCGCCCGCGAGGTGCGCGCCATCATCGCCGCACAGATTGCCAATTTCGCCCATGGTCATTCCGGCGTGCGGGGCGAGATCGTCCAGCATCTTGCGGCCATACTGGAACATGATTGCATTCCCGACGTGCCCTCCAAGGGCTCTGCCGGTTACCTCGTCCACAACGCCCATATCGCGCTTGTTTTGGTCGGCGAAGGCAGCGCTCACCTGGACGGCCGGCGTATGAGCGGTCGCGAGGCGCTTGCCGCGATCGGCCTCGAACCACTGGTGCTTGGCGCCAAGGAAGGCTTGAGCCTTGTCAACGGCACGGCCTGCGCCACTGGTCTGACCGCTGTGGCGCTTTCCCGCGCCGAGCGGCTGCTCGACTGGGCCGATGCGATCGCAGCACTGACGCTGGAAGCGGCAGGCTGCCAGATTGCCGCCTTCGACGCGGCGGTGCTGGCGCTGCGCCCATCGGCGGGAATAGAGAAAGTCGGAGCGAGCCTGCGCGCGCGGCTTCAAGGCAGCGGTCTTGTCGCCGCCGCCTTCGGCCGGCGCACGCAGGATGCGCTCAGCCTTCGTGCGGTGCCGCATGCGCATGGGGCCGCCCGCGACGTCTTCGACAATTCCGCCCGCGTCGTCAATCAGGAACTTGCTTCGGTGACGGACAATCCGGCGGTCTCAGGCACGCCGGAACATCCGATCGTCTCCTCCGAGGCCCATGCCGTTGCCCCGGCACTCGGGCAGGCGGCCGATAGCCTGGCGATTGCGCTGGCACAGATCGGCGCGATCAGCGAGCGGCGCATGGACCGGCTCGTCAATCCGCTGGTGAGCGGCCTGCCGCCATTTTTGGCGAGCGATGCCGGCAGCCATTCCGGCTTCATGATTGCTCAATATACCGCAGCCGCACTGAGCAACGAGAACCGCCGCCTTGCTTCACCCGCGGCCATGGACGGCGGGCTGACCTCCGGTCTGCAGGAGGATTTCCTCGCGCATCCGACGGCTGCCGCCGGCAAGCTGCTCGCGGTCATCGACAACGCCGAATATATATTGGCGATCGAGTTGATGGCTGCTGCCCAGGCGCATGATTTCCTGGCAGCGACGGCGCCGCGGGCGGTAGGCACGGACCTGGTCTATAAGGCAGTGCGGGAACAGGTTTCCCACTATGGCGACGAGCGTCCGCTCAACGGCGACATCGAAGCCGTGCGCAGCCTGATCCGTGATACCGCGCCGCCGCCGATTGGTTGA